A single Kryptolebias marmoratus isolate JLee-2015 linkage group LG7, ASM164957v2, whole genome shotgun sequence DNA region contains:
- the hdac8 gene encoding histone deacetylase 8 isoform X1 translates to MSIRGNREDECYSKRKVAYVYSPEYIQTCDTLSKVPNRASMVHSLIEAYGLPQYMSIVKPCAASIEEMAKFHTDSYLEHLHKISQDGDNDDPQSADYGLGYDCPVMEGIFDYAAAVGGATVTAAQSLLDQKCQVAINWAGGWHHAKKDEASGFCYVNDAVLGILKLREKFDRVLYVDVDLHHGDGVEEAFSFTSKVMTVSLHKFSPGFFPGTGDLCDTGLGKGRWYTVNVPFEDGISDDKYYQVFTSVIQEVWAQFNPEAIVMQLGADTIAGDPMCSFNMTPVGMGKCLQYVLQWQLPTLLLGGGGYNLANTARCWTYLTGVVLGKTLSSEIPDHEQVLEWSPSLSQGTHKRLRSSIWSFQLQSEQERFTPPHPDGAVDAD, encoded by the exons ATGAGTATCAGAGGAAACCGTGAGGATGAGTGCTATAGCAAACGGAAGGTTGCCTACGTTTACAGCCCGGAGTACATCCAGACTTGTGATACTTTATCCAAAGTACCAAACCGA gcGAGTATGGTTCACTCACTGATAGAAGCCTATGGACTGCCTCAATACATGAG cATTGTAAAACCTTGTGCAGCCTCAATAGAGGAAATGGCCAAGTTCCACACAGACTCATACCTGGAACATCTGCACAAAATCAGCCAGGATGGAGACAATGACGACCCTCAGTCAGCTGATTATGGCCTTG GTTATGATTGCCCGGTGATGGAGGGCATATTTGACTATGCAGCAGCAGTAGGGGGCGCTACAGTGACAGCAGCTCAGAGTCTGCTGGACCAAAAATGTCAAGTGGCCATTAACTGGGCAGGAGGGTGGCACCAcgctaaaaa ggacGAAGCCTCAGGTTTCTGCTATGTGAACGATGCTGTGCTGGGAATCCTGAAGCTGAGAGAGAAATTTGACAGAGTACTCTATGTAGACGTTGACCTGCATCATGGAGATG GTGTTGAAGAGGCCTTCAGCTTTACATCAAAAGTTATGACGGTTTCTCTGCACAAATTTTCTCCTGGTTTCTTCCCTG gcaCAGGGGACCTTTGTGACACAGGGCTGGGGAAAGGCCGCTGGTACACTGTGAATGTCCCATTCGAGGACGGCATCAGTGATGACAAATATTACCAAGTTTTTACCAG CGTGATACAGGAGGTGTGGGCGCAGTTCAACCCTGAGGCAATCGTGATGCAGCTGGGCGCCGACACCATCGCAGGAGACCCCATGTGCTCCTTCAACATGACCCCTGTGGGGATGGGCAAATGTCTGCAATATGTCCTGCAGTGGCAGCTACCTACACTGTTGCTGGGAGGAG GAGGATATAACTTGGCTAATACGGCTCGTTGTTGGACATACCTGACAGGAGTGGTGCTGGGAAAGACTCTGTCCTCTGAAATACCAGACCATGAG CAGGTGCTGGAGTGGTCACCTTCTCTGTCCCAAGGCACTCATAAGCGTCTCAGATCTTCCATATGGtcctttcagctgcagtcagagcaggagagaTTCACCCCACCGCATCCAGATGGTGCAGTTGATGCTGACTGA